Proteins co-encoded in one Afipia sp. P52-10 genomic window:
- the cysT gene encoding sulfate ABC transporter permease subunit CysT, which translates to MTRRRTLPGFGLTMGLTLTLLSIIVLIPLAGLFLKTTELSPAQFWAIVTSARTLHALKLSFGLAFAAAVVNLIMGMIVVWALVRYRFPGRRIFDAIVDIPFALPTAVAGVALTALFSQKGWLGAPLAELGIKVAFTPLGIFLAMIFIGIPFVIRTVQPVLIDLDPEIEEAAASLGASRWHTVSKVILPGLLPAMLTGFALAFARAVGEYGSVIFIAGNLPNVSEIAPLLIVIRLSEFRYADATAIAVVMLVVAFAIIFVINRLQRWAQSRAITE; encoded by the coding sequence ATGACACGGCGCAGGACGTTGCCGGGCTTCGGCCTGACCATGGGCCTGACGTTGACGCTGCTGTCGATCATCGTGTTGATCCCGCTGGCCGGCTTATTCCTGAAGACCACCGAATTGTCTCCGGCGCAGTTCTGGGCGATCGTGACCAGCGCCCGCACGCTGCATGCATTGAAGCTGTCGTTCGGGTTGGCCTTCGCCGCCGCGGTGGTCAATCTGATCATGGGCATGATCGTCGTCTGGGCGCTTGTCCGCTATCGCTTCCCCGGCCGTCGCATCTTCGATGCCATCGTCGATATTCCGTTTGCGCTGCCCACCGCCGTTGCCGGCGTCGCGCTGACCGCACTGTTCTCGCAAAAGGGTTGGCTTGGCGCGCCGCTTGCGGAACTCGGGATCAAGGTCGCATTCACGCCGCTGGGCATTTTTCTCGCGATGATCTTCATCGGCATCCCGTTCGTGATCCGCACCGTGCAACCGGTGCTGATCGACCTCGATCCCGAGATCGAGGAAGCCGCGGCAAGCCTCGGCGCCAGCCGCTGGCACACCGTCTCGAAGGTGATCCTGCCTGGCCTGCTGCCGGCGATGCTGACCGGCTTCGCGCTCGCCTTCGCCCGCGCGGTCGGCGAATATGGCTCTGTGATCTTCATTGCTGGCAATCTGCCGAACGTTTCGGAGATCGCTCCGCTTCTGATCGTGATCCGCCTTTCGGAATTCCGCTACGCGGATGCCACCGCAATCGCGGTGGTCATGCTGGTGGTCGCCTTCGCCATCATCTTCGTCATCAACCGCCTGCAACGCTGGGCGCAATCGCGGGCGATCACCGAATGA
- a CDS encoding phosphoadenylyl-sulfate reductase, which yields MTMAFLDSAQAQASPSVVATAAALDRELAQASPAEIVATALRITGREKLAVVSSFGTESAALLKVVADVDPAVPVIFLDTGWLFQETLDYRDTLTRQLGLRDVRTIKPRDEDLMRLDAERGLWFSDADACCRIRKVEPLTRALEPFTGWFNGRKRFQGGDRADIPVVEADGTRLKFNPLANVTAADIKALYDAANIPPHPLLASGFTSIGCMPCTTRTKPGEDPRAGRWRDRGKTECGIHTASVS from the coding sequence ATGACGATGGCGTTTCTCGATTCAGCGCAGGCCCAAGCCTCCCCGTCGGTCGTCGCGACCGCGGCTGCGCTCGATCGTGAACTCGCGCAAGCCTCGCCGGCTGAGATCGTCGCCACCGCTTTGCGCATCACGGGCCGCGAGAAGCTCGCGGTCGTCTCCTCGTTCGGCACCGAATCCGCCGCCCTGCTCAAGGTGGTCGCCGACGTCGATCCTGCGGTTCCTGTGATCTTCCTCGACACCGGCTGGCTGTTCCAGGAAACCCTGGATTATCGCGATACGCTGACGCGACAGCTCGGCCTGCGCGACGTCCGCACCATCAAACCGCGGGACGAAGACCTGATGCGGCTGGATGCGGAGCGCGGCCTCTGGTTCTCCGATGCCGATGCGTGCTGCCGCATCCGCAAGGTCGAGCCGCTCACCCGCGCGCTGGAACCCTTCACCGGATGGTTCAACGGCCGCAAGCGCTTTCAGGGCGGCGACCGCGCCGACATCCCCGTCGTCGAAGCGGATGGCACGCGACTGAAATTCAATCCGCTCGCAAATGTGACCGCCGCCGACATCAAGGCGCTGTATGATGCAGCGAACATTCCGCCGCATCCGTTGCTGGCATCAGGCTTCACGTCGATCGGCTGCATGCCATGCACGACGCGAACCAAGCCCGGCGAAGATCCGCGTGCGGGCCGCTGGCGCGACCGCGGCAAGACAGAATGCGGCATTCACACCGCCAGCGTTTCATAG
- the cysG gene encoding siroheme synthase CysG: protein MRFLPVFLDLRAGPLVLVGQGELALAKLRVLLAAGARIRWYAFDRDAALRDMAPLGEAALSQIDLTDADPLHDDWQGAIAVLCAGAGERGPAVAERARHAGLPVNVMDDLAHSTFISPAIVDRGDVVVAIGTSGTSPVVARRLRERIEAALPGRIGELASFIGQRRKAFHARIGDFPLRRRFWERVIDGPIGNLVLAGKPREAEAALNAIDDPSAYAVADRKGFVTLVGAGPGDPDLLTIKALRALQDADIVFYDELVSPEILDRIRRDAARMPVGRRVGKPGIGQDEIHRLLIEAANDGKRAVRLKGGDPFIFGRGGEEIEALRAAGVAYAVVPGITAGIGAAAASEVPLTFRHEALRITLLTAHKAKDAEAVDWSALTDQKMTVVVYMGMTAAATIRGGLLAAGRPATTPVGVFARATRTDAKSVVGTLDQLPELAAQVDGGPAILIIGDVVAHSAPWRDAQLQQILSTFQIAAE from the coding sequence ATGCGGTTCTTGCCGGTGTTTCTCGATCTGCGCGCAGGCCCCCTCGTCCTCGTGGGGCAGGGCGAGCTCGCCCTCGCCAAGCTGCGCGTGCTGCTGGCGGCCGGTGCGCGTATTCGCTGGTATGCCTTCGACCGCGATGCGGCGCTGCGGGACATGGCACCCCTCGGCGAGGCAGCCCTGTCTCAGATCGATCTCACCGACGCCGATCCGCTGCACGATGACTGGCAGGGCGCGATTGCCGTGCTCTGCGCCGGTGCCGGTGAACGCGGCCCCGCCGTCGCCGAACGCGCGCGCCATGCGGGCCTGCCCGTCAACGTGATGGATGACCTCGCGCATTCCACCTTCATTTCACCAGCGATCGTTGATCGCGGTGACGTCGTCGTCGCCATCGGCACCAGCGGCACCTCGCCGGTGGTCGCCCGCCGCCTGCGCGAACGCATCGAAGCAGCGCTGCCGGGACGCATCGGCGAACTGGCAAGCTTCATTGGCCAGCGACGCAAGGCGTTTCATGCTCGCATCGGCGACTTCCCGCTGCGCCGCCGCTTCTGGGAACGCGTGATCGACGGCCCGATCGGCAACCTGGTGCTCGCAGGCAAGCCCCGGGAAGCGGAAGCGGCCCTAAATGCGATCGACGATCCATCCGCCTATGCGGTGGCTGACCGCAAAGGCTTCGTGACACTGGTCGGCGCCGGGCCCGGCGATCCGGACCTGCTCACCATCAAGGCGCTGCGCGCGCTGCAGGACGCTGACATCGTCTTCTATGACGAGCTGGTTTCGCCGGAGATTCTCGATCGCATCCGCCGTGATGCCGCACGCATGCCGGTCGGCCGCCGCGTCGGCAAGCCCGGCATCGGCCAGGACGAGATCCATCGCCTGCTGATCGAAGCGGCGAATGACGGCAAACGCGCCGTGCGGCTGAAGGGTGGCGATCCGTTCATCTTCGGCCGCGGCGGTGAAGAGATCGAAGCGCTGCGCGCAGCGGGCGTCGCTTACGCGGTCGTGCCCGGCATCACCGCCGGCATCGGCGCTGCGGCTGCCTCCGAAGTGCCGCTGACTTTCCGCCACGAAGCGCTGCGCATCACCCTGCTCACCGCCCACAAGGCGAAGGATGCCGAAGCCGTCGACTGGTCGGCGTTGACCGATCAGAAGATGACCGTCGTCGTCTACATGGGCATGACTGCGGCGGCGACGATCCGCGGCGGCCTGCTGGCGGCCGGCCGGCCTGCAACGACGCCGGTCGGCGTGTTCGCCCGCGCGACCCGCACCGATGCCAAATCCGTGGTCGGCACGCTCGACCAGCTTCCAGAGCTTGCGGCGCAGGTCGATGGCGGCCCCGCGATTCTCATCATCGGCGACGTGGTGGCGCACTCCGCCCCATGGCGCGACGCCCAACTCCAGCAAATCCTCTCAACGTTCCAGATAGCAGCCGAATGA
- a CDS encoding sulfate ABC transporter substrate-binding protein, translating into MEIGMRARLALAAAVVLALTGAASAQTTSLLNVSYDPTRELYVEFNKAFAAAYSKETGKKVEIKQSHGGSGSQARGVIDGLQADVVTLALAYDIDAIAEKGLIAKDWQARLPQNSAPYTSTIVFLVRKGNPKAIKDWNDLVKPGVAVITPNPKTSGGARWNYLAAWGYALKQGKSADEAKAFVASLYKNVPVLDTGARGSTVTFVERGVGDVLLAWENEAFLALKEFGADKFEIVVPPLSILAEPPVTIVDKVVEKKGTRDVADAYLRYWYTKEGQEIAAKNSYRPRDAEVAKKYENSFAKVSLFTIDDLFGGWTKAQKEHFGEGGIFDQIYKN; encoded by the coding sequence ATGGAGATCGGAATGCGCGCTCGTCTTGCCCTCGCTGCTGCTGTCGTTCTTGCCTTGACGGGCGCTGCCTCAGCGCAGACCACATCGCTCTTGAATGTCTCGTACGACCCAACGCGCGAACTCTATGTCGAATTCAACAAGGCCTTCGCCGCTGCCTACAGCAAGGAGACCGGCAAGAAGGTTGAGATCAAGCAGTCGCACGGCGGCTCGGGCTCGCAGGCGCGCGGCGTCATCGATGGGCTGCAGGCCGACGTCGTCACGCTCGCTCTTGCCTACGACATCGACGCGATCGCCGAGAAAGGCCTGATCGCCAAGGACTGGCAAGCGCGACTGCCGCAGAATTCGGCGCCGTACACCTCGACCATCGTCTTTCTGGTGCGCAAGGGCAATCCGAAAGCGATCAAGGACTGGAACGACCTCGTCAAGCCCGGCGTCGCCGTCATCACGCCAAATCCGAAGACCTCCGGCGGCGCGCGCTGGAATTATCTCGCCGCCTGGGGTTACGCGCTGAAGCAGGGCAAGAGCGCGGATGAAGCGAAGGCCTTCGTCGCGAGCCTCTATAAGAACGTGCCCGTGCTCGATACCGGCGCGCGCGGCTCCACCGTCACCTTCGTCGAACGCGGCGTCGGCGACGTGCTGCTCGCCTGGGAGAACGAAGCGTTCCTTGCGCTGAAGGAGTTCGGTGCCGACAAGTTCGAGATCGTCGTGCCACCACTGTCGATCCTCGCCGAGCCGCCGGTCACCATCGTCGATAAAGTCGTCGAGAAGAAGGGCACGCGCGACGTCGCCGATGCCTACCTGCGCTACTGGTACACCAAGGAGGGGCAGGAGATCGCCGCGAAGAACTCGTATCGCCCACGCGATGCCGAGGTCGCTAAAAAGTATGAAAACTCTTTCGCAAAAGTGAGCTTGTTCACGATCGACGACCTGTTCGGCGGCTGGACCAAGGCCCAGAAGGAGCACTTCGGCGAAGGCGGCATCTTCGACCAGATCTACAAGAACTGA
- a CDS encoding nitrite/sulfite reductase yields MYTYDELDRIFIQERVSEFRDQIKRRLSGELTEDEFKSLRLMNGVYLQLHAYMFRIAIPYGTLSANQLRMLAHVARKYDRGYGHFTTRQNIQFNWIKLSELPDAMADLASVGVHAIQTSGNCIRNVTTDQWAGVTPGEIDDPRIWAELLRQYSTLHPEFSFLPRKFKIAVTASDHDRAAIKIHDIGLRLHRNGAGETGFEVLVGGGLGRTPFIAKTIKPFVTRRDILTYIEAILRVYNQYGRRDNIYKARIKILVHELGVEQFAREVEDEWLKIKDGSLALDEAIVADIRSRFRYPAYERLTDNPDELKQGLTDPAFRTWYRNSTAPHRVPGYAIVTLSLKPIGGPPGDATADQMDAIADLAERYGFGEIRVGHEQNLCFPSVAKRDLPALWRELDRIGVATPNVNLVSDIIACPGLDYCSLANARSIPVAQEITRRFANHETAGLIGKLHINISGCINACGHHHVGHIGILGVEKNGEEFYQVTIGGRADEGAVVGTLIGPAVPYNQVANVVEDIVETYLALRLRPDELFIDTVKRLGVEPFKERVYATR; encoded by the coding sequence ATGTACACCTACGACGAACTCGACCGCATCTTCATCCAAGAGCGCGTCAGCGAATTCCGGGACCAGATCAAGCGTCGTCTCTCCGGCGAACTGACCGAGGATGAGTTCAAGTCGCTCCGGCTGATGAACGGCGTCTATCTTCAGCTGCACGCCTACATGTTCCGCATCGCGATTCCTTATGGGACGCTATCAGCGAACCAACTGCGGATGCTCGCGCATGTCGCGCGCAAATATGATCGCGGCTACGGCCACTTCACCACCCGGCAAAATATCCAGTTCAACTGGATCAAGCTGTCCGAGTTGCCGGATGCGATGGCCGACCTCGCTTCCGTCGGCGTTCATGCGATCCAGACCAGTGGCAACTGCATCCGCAACGTCACCACCGACCAGTGGGCCGGCGTGACGCCGGGCGAAATCGACGATCCGCGGATTTGGGCCGAACTGCTGCGCCAGTATTCGACGCTGCATCCGGAATTCTCGTTCCTGCCGCGCAAGTTCAAGATCGCAGTGACGGCATCCGACCACGATCGCGCGGCGATCAAGATCCACGATATCGGGCTGCGCCTGCATCGCAACGGCGCCGGCGAAACCGGCTTCGAGGTGTTGGTCGGCGGCGGCCTCGGCCGCACCCCTTTCATCGCCAAGACCATCAAGCCGTTTGTCACCCGCCGCGATATCCTCACCTACATCGAAGCAATCCTGCGCGTGTACAACCAGTACGGCCGCCGCGATAACATCTACAAGGCGCGCATCAAGATTCTCGTGCACGAGCTTGGTGTCGAGCAGTTTGCCCGCGAGGTCGAGGACGAATGGCTGAAGATCAAGGACGGCTCGCTCGCCCTCGATGAGGCGATCGTCGCCGATATCCGCTCGCGCTTCCGCTACCCGGCCTATGAACGGCTGACGGACAATCCCGACGAGCTAAAGCAGGGGCTGACCGATCCCGCATTCCGCACCTGGTATCGCAATTCCACCGCGCCGCACCGCGTACCGGGCTATGCCATCGTCACGCTGTCGCTGAAGCCGATCGGTGGGCCGCCGGGCGATGCAACCGCCGACCAGATGGACGCGATCGCCGATCTCGCGGAACGCTATGGCTTCGGCGAAATTCGCGTCGGACACGAGCAGAACCTCTGCTTCCCGAGCGTCGCCAAACGCGACCTGCCCGCCCTCTGGCGCGAGCTCGACCGGATCGGCGTCGCGACGCCAAATGTGAACCTGGTGTCGGACATCATTGCCTGCCCCGGGCTCGACTACTGCTCGCTCGCGAATGCCCGTTCGATCCCGGTCGCCCAGGAGATCACCCGCCGCTTCGCCAACCACGAGACTGCGGGCCTGATCGGCAAGCTGCACATCAACATCTCCGGCTGCATCAATGCCTGCGGCCACCACCATGTCGGCCACATCGGTATCCTCGGCGTGGAGAAGAACGGCGAGGAATTCTATCAGGTGACGATCGGCGGCCGCGCTGACGAAGGGGCGGTGGTCGGCACCCTGATCGGCCCCGCCGTGCCTTACAATCAGGTCGCAAACGTCGTGGAAGATATCGTCGAGACCTATCTCGCGCTGCGGCTGCGGCCGGACGAATTGTTCATCGATACCGTCAAGCGTCTGGGCGTAGAGCCCTTCAAGGAGCGCGTCTATGCCACTCGTTAA
- a CDS encoding sulfate/molybdate ABC transporter ATP-binding protein — MTIEVRNIVKRFGDFAALDHVDLRVESGELLALLGPSGSGKTTLLRIIAGLEWPDSGTISFDGEDALARGAGERNVGFVFQHYALFRHMSVFENVAFGLRVQPRAIRMNEAGIKKRVGDLLDLVQLGWLANRYPSQLSGGQRQRIALARALAIEPRILLLDEPFGALDAKVRKELRQWLRALHEEIHVTSIFVTHDQEEALEVANRVVVMDKGKIEQIGTPEEVYDRPQTAFVHAFIGESIVLPVHVEAGRVQLGDKVLGIEPNGAASGPSQLFIRRHDVSLEAPGSGDLEGAVRRVRAFGPIQRADIALQTDGGETMIEIDAPRDRELKIGEIIGLKPKRYRIFAAGA; from the coding sequence GTGACCATTGAAGTCAGGAATATCGTCAAGCGTTTCGGGGATTTCGCAGCGCTGGATCACGTCGACCTCCGGGTCGAGAGCGGCGAACTGCTTGCGCTGTTGGGGCCGTCGGGTTCCGGCAAGACGACGCTGCTGCGCATCATTGCCGGTCTTGAGTGGCCCGACTCCGGGACCATCAGCTTCGACGGCGAAGACGCGCTGGCGCGCGGCGCGGGCGAACGCAATGTCGGTTTCGTGTTCCAGCACTATGCGCTGTTCCGCCACATGAGCGTGTTCGAGAACGTCGCCTTCGGGTTGCGCGTGCAGCCGCGCGCAATCCGCATGAATGAGGCTGGCATCAAGAAGCGGGTCGGCGACCTGCTCGATCTGGTGCAGCTCGGATGGCTCGCCAACCGTTATCCGAGCCAGCTCTCCGGCGGCCAGCGCCAGCGCATCGCACTCGCCCGCGCGCTCGCCATCGAACCCCGCATCCTGCTGCTCGACGAGCCGTTCGGCGCCCTCGATGCCAAGGTCCGGAAGGAGCTGAGGCAATGGCTGCGCGCCTTACACGAGGAGATTCACGTCACCTCGATCTTCGTCACCCACGACCAGGAAGAGGCTCTGGAGGTCGCCAACCGCGTCGTGGTGATGGACAAGGGCAAGATCGAGCAGATCGGAACGCCGGAGGAGGTCTACGACCGACCGCAGACCGCATTCGTCCACGCCTTCATCGGCGAGTCGATCGTGCTGCCGGTCCATGTCGAGGCCGGCCGCGTGCAGCTCGGGGATAAGGTGCTCGGTATCGAACCGAATGGCGCAGCATCGGGGCCGTCGCAACTGTTCATTCGCCGTCACGACGTCTCGCTCGAGGCGCCAGGCAGCGGCGACCTCGAAGGGGCCGTACGGCGCGTGCGTGCATTCGGCCCGATTCAGCGGGCGGACATCGCGCTGCAGACGGACGGCGGCGAAACAATGATCGAAATCGACGCGCCGCGCGACCGAGAGCTCAAGATCGGCGAGATCATCGGCCTGAAGCCGAAGCGCTATCGTATCTTTGCGGCCGGAGCCTGA
- a CDS encoding esterase, with product MPLLQRAALTALLALAVPLIAFAQDQEPIALRGMGSFHIGGRLVEISGKPVKEVTFTAGGVPAKVDPNGTYQVEQMYVQYFLPAKERGTVPLLMWHGGGLTGVTYETTPDGREGWLTMFLRKGWAVYNSDAVERGRSGWAQYPDIFKGEPVFLTTANPFERFRIGAGPGSYDPDPAKRKLLPGNQFPNEGYENFVKQNVPRWTTTDDAILAAYLAEIDKVCPCVILFHSQAGTFGFKAAQARPDKIKALVAVEPAGVGDIAKADVLKAIPTLMIYGDYIEQDSRWPTIRATGVKFAEAIKAAGGTAEVVDLPKVGIKGNSHMLMMDKNNAEVAGLIQTWLEGKGLTRQP from the coding sequence ATGCCGTTGCTCCAGCGAGCTGCTTTGACCGCACTTCTCGCACTGGCGGTGCCGCTGATCGCCTTTGCGCAAGACCAAGAGCCGATTGCATTGCGCGGCATGGGCTCTTTCCATATCGGCGGCCGCCTGGTCGAGATTTCCGGCAAGCCTGTCAAGGAAGTCACCTTCACCGCAGGCGGCGTGCCGGCGAAAGTCGATCCGAACGGCACCTATCAAGTGGAGCAGATGTACGTGCAGTATTTCCTACCGGCGAAGGAGCGCGGCACCGTGCCGCTGCTGATGTGGCATGGCGGCGGATTGACTGGCGTCACGTACGAAACCACGCCGGATGGCCGCGAGGGCTGGCTCACCATGTTCCTGCGCAAGGGATGGGCGGTCTACAATTCGGATGCGGTCGAACGCGGCCGCTCGGGCTGGGCGCAGTATCCGGACATCTTCAAGGGCGAGCCGGTCTTCCTGACGACAGCGAATCCGTTCGAACGGTTTCGCATCGGCGCGGGTCCAGGCTCGTATGATCCGGATCCGGCGAAACGCAAACTGCTACCCGGAAACCAGTTTCCAAACGAAGGATACGAGAACTTCGTCAAGCAGAACGTGCCGCGCTGGACCACGACTGACGATGCGATCCTCGCAGCATATCTGGCCGAGATCGACAAGGTTTGCCCGTGCGTAATCCTGTTCCATAGCCAGGCCGGTACTTTCGGCTTCAAGGCGGCGCAGGCGCGCCCCGACAAGATCAAGGCGCTGGTCGCGGTCGAGCCCGCCGGTGTCGGCGATATCGCCAAAGCCGATGTGCTGAAGGCCATCCCGACGTTGATGATCTACGGTGATTACATCGAGCAGGATTCACGCTGGCCGACCATTCGTGCGACCGGTGTCAAGTTTGCCGAGGCGATCAAGGCGGCGGGCGGTACGGCAGAGGTGGTGGATTTGCCCAAGGTCGGCATCAAGGGCAATTCGCACATGCTGATGATGGACAAGAACAATGCCGAGGTCGCCGGGCTGATCCAGACGTGGCTGGAGGGCAAGGGCCTGACGCGCCAGCCGTGA
- the cysW gene encoding sulfate ABC transporter permease subunit CysW yields the protein MTVTSATFAKPPQKLARARESARTEPVVIRWVIIALAVTFLTVFVVLPLLLVFTSALSRGFDAYFNALIDEEALAAIRLTLTVAVISVLLNLIFGVAAAWAIAKFEFPGKTLLNTLIDLPFSVSPVISGLVFVLLFGAQGWLGPWLQAHDIPIIFALPGIVLATTFVTFPFVAREMIPLMQEQGTSEEEAALSLGASGWRTFRRVTLPNVKWGLLYGVLLCNARAMGEFGAVSVVSGHIRGETNTMPLLVEILYNEYQFVAAFAIASLLAMLALVTLVIKIVLEGRLERQQHSDH from the coding sequence ATGACCGTCACATCAGCGACATTCGCAAAACCGCCGCAAAAGCTCGCCCGCGCCCGCGAGAGCGCTCGCACCGAGCCTGTTGTGATCCGCTGGGTGATCATTGCGCTCGCGGTGACGTTCCTCACCGTCTTCGTGGTGCTACCGCTGCTGCTCGTGTTCACCTCGGCGTTATCGCGCGGTTTTGATGCCTATTTCAATGCGTTGATCGATGAGGAAGCACTCGCCGCCATCCGTTTGACGCTGACGGTCGCGGTCATCTCCGTGCTGCTCAATCTGATTTTCGGCGTCGCGGCAGCGTGGGCGATCGCGAAGTTCGAGTTTCCTGGCAAGACTCTGCTGAATACGCTGATTGACCTGCCGTTCTCGGTCTCGCCGGTCATCTCCGGACTGGTCTTCGTCCTGCTGTTCGGCGCGCAAGGGTGGCTCGGGCCGTGGCTGCAGGCGCACGATATCCCGATCATCTTCGCTCTGCCGGGCATCGTGCTGGCGACGACGTTCGTGACATTCCCGTTCGTGGCGCGGGAAATGATCCCGTTGATGCAGGAGCAAGGCACCTCGGAAGAGGAAGCCGCGCTCTCGCTCGGTGCATCGGGATGGCGCACCTTCCGGCGCGTCACGCTGCCCAACGTGAAGTGGGGCTTGCTCTACGGCGTCCTGCTCTGCAACGCCCGCGCTATGGGTGAATTCGGCGCGGTTTCCGTGGTATCGGGACACATCCGCGGCGAAACCAACACCATGCCGCTGCTGGTGGAGATCCTGTATAATGAATATCAGTTCGTCGCCGCGTTCGCGATCGCTTCGCTCCTGGCGATGCTCGCGCTGGTGACGCTGGTGATCAAGATCGTTCTCGAGGGCCGGCTGGAAAGGCAGCAGCACAGTGACCATTGA
- a CDS encoding CAP domain-containing protein, translating to MQRFGFALLCLLPLAGCAGDRDPPPGQPAFYESMATANARLDSGMAASMISGYRQNNGLGAVTVDPLLTQAAQAQAEAMAKRNKLDHDVIGNLGKRMKTSGFDAAIAVENISAGYHTLAEAFSGWRDSPSHRDNMLKRGVTRMGIAAVYAPGSKYKVFWALILAAPDKPS from the coding sequence ATGCAGCGATTTGGATTTGCGCTTTTGTGTCTGTTGCCGTTGGCAGGATGCGCGGGGGATCGCGATCCGCCGCCCGGCCAACCGGCCTTCTATGAGAGCATGGCCACCGCCAATGCCCGGCTCGACAGCGGCATGGCTGCCTCGATGATCTCCGGCTACCGGCAGAACAACGGCCTTGGCGCCGTCACCGTCGATCCGCTGCTGACGCAGGCCGCCCAGGCACAGGCCGAGGCTATGGCCAAGCGCAACAAGCTCGATCACGACGTCATCGGCAATCTCGGCAAGCGGATGAAGACCTCCGGCTTTGATGCCGCCATCGCCGTTGAGAACATCTCCGCCGGCTATCATACCCTCGCCGAGGCCTTCTCCGGATGGCGCGATTCGCCCTCGCATCGGGACAACATGCTGAAGCGCGGGGTCACGCGAATGGGAATTGCAGCGGTCTACGCACCGGGTAGCAAGTACAAGGTGTTCTGGGCCCTGATCCTTGCCGCTCCGGACAAGCCGAGCTGA
- a CDS encoding DUF934 domain-containing protein, translating to MPLVKGGEVVADRYIRILDDTPVPVDGPVLVPAARFLADADELTARNAETGVIWPNSRDIDELAPYLDKLTVVALEFPNFKDGRAYSQARILREQYRYQRELRATGQVLRDQFVFMLRAGFDSLEVKKDSDAEAFATVIKRYSVFYQPTGDGRITAFRKRLLNHQLITASSN from the coding sequence ATGCCACTCGTTAAAGGCGGCGAGGTCGTCGCCGACCGTTACATCCGTATTCTCGATGATACGCCCGTCCCCGTCGACGGCCCTGTGCTGGTTCCGGCCGCGCGCTTCCTCGCCGATGCGGACGAACTGACCGCGCGCAACGCCGAGACCGGCGTGATCTGGCCGAACAGCCGCGACATCGACGAACTGGCGCCCTATCTCGATAAACTGACCGTGGTGGCTCTCGAGTTTCCGAATTTCAAGGATGGCCGGGCTTATAGCCAGGCCCGCATCCTGCGGGAGCAGTATCGCTACCAGAGGGAGTTGCGTGCGACGGGACAAGTCCTGCGCGACCAATTCGTCTTCATGCTTCGCGCCGGGTTCGACTCGCTCGAAGTGAAGAAGGACAGCGACGCCGAGGCCTTCGCCACGGTGATCAAGCGCTATAGCGTGTTCTATCAGCCGACCGGCGACGGGCGCATCACCGCCTTTCGCAAGCGGCTGCTGAACCATCAGCTTATCACGGCCAGCTCCAACTGA
- a CDS encoding DUF2849 domain-containing protein, whose translation MTSPLQQKLKITGPSIVTANRTGDGVVIYRTAGKSWSTELADAAIVRTVDEAKRLWAEAIADDIGAVGSYIAPVVIDGTGTVQPGNFRETIRLRGTTIALPASA comes from the coding sequence ATGACATCTCCCCTGCAGCAGAAACTGAAGATCACCGGTCCGTCGATCGTCACCGCCAACCGCACGGGTGACGGCGTGGTGATCTACCGCACCGCCGGCAAGAGCTGGTCCACGGAGCTCGCCGACGCAGCCATCGTTCGCACGGTCGACGAGGCCAAGCGCTTGTGGGCCGAGGCGATCGCCGACGACATCGGCGCGGTCGGCTCCTATATCGCTCCGGTCGTCATCGACGGCACCGGCACTGTTCAGCCCGGAAACTTCCGCGAGACGATCCGCCTGCGCGGAACCACCATCGCTCTGCCCGCCAGCGCCTGA